The Brachypodium distachyon strain Bd21 chromosome 4, Brachypodium_distachyon_v3.0, whole genome shotgun sequence nucleotide sequence ATGACTGAAGAcacattaatttttttaaaataccaTTTTCTAGAGAACTTGCACCTATTTCAAGGCTAGTTAGAGTCGATGGATGGATAGGGTGAACCGGACAGTGGCAAGATGGAGGAGTGTATGCAGATAGGGACATGTAAGGACATGTAACCCTTGTATTTGCTTGTGGTTCATCGAAAATGATCTATGCACACAAATCTTCTTCCCATATAGTAGCAGTCTATTAGTTTTCTCTTGAGCTTTTAGTTGTGAACTATAAGTTGAAAATAGTTGCTTATTTGCTATTATACATTTACTTTGAACGGAAGATACTACTAAGCATTCCTAGTTTTGTGTTTCAGATATACCATGGGAAAAATCTTGATTCATGCAACTAACTGAAAAATATGACACTGTATGTTACATCTTTTGAAACGAAAAGATAATAAAGGCACGCGTGCATCAAATTGAACAGTTCATGCCATGATGAATACACGATATATTATGAACATAGAACAGAAAGTGAAGGGATGAAAGAAGTGGTGTATATGAGTACCAAGGGAGGTGCTTAAGCCACCGACGAGAGAAAGCGTGAGAGCAACAGCAATTTTGGGATCCATATATGTTTGTATTGTTGATGAACTTATCTATACTCTGCACGCAAGCTTTTGGTAGCAATGGAAGGAAATGAAGGTTGGGTATTCAGTACAAGAACAGGAGTGGTATGGCAAGATGGATAAATTGGGTCTGTTGTTATGGAGATGTATGTGACCTTTATATACAGGCCAGGATGGGTGCTATGGCATTAGGTTGTCAAGGAGCCTGTGTGTGGAAGCTGATGATGTAATTGATGGCCGATTAGTTAAATGAATGGGAAGGATAGGGAGGGGGTGACCAGGTGGAGCAGGAGGCAGCCATGGCTGAGGCTTTTACGGTGTACATAAATATTAGCTGAACATTTGCTAAGTTTAGTTGCGTGGGGCAAGTTTGGCATGGCTTGGCACATGATTGCTTGCTTGCTAGCTGCCTTTAGTTCTTGGACATCCTGATGCTTGAGTTATGCCTGCTTGCTTGCTATCTACCCTAATTCTTAGACATGCTGATGGTTGACGTATGCTTGCTTGCTAGCTACCTCAGTTCTTAGATATTCTGATGGTTGAGGTATGCTGTATGCCTGCAGGCAAGGTAAGGTTAGGTCAGGCCTTGAGGTAATTCGCTGCTAGATTCCTTGTGTAGGTGTGAAGAAATATGTTTATGTACAAGTACATATTTAAGTACGACCCTGTTGCTGTGATGTAGTTTTCTTTCCGGAAAGTAGATCATATAATTACTGAGATATACTAGTAGATCACATAAagcattatatatattttgttgtcTAGAATCTAACGATTTACATTCTGATTTTAAACTTGTGCCTGTGGGAAATGAAGGAGGCGTAATTGTTTCAAGTCCAGGTGAGGAAACACAATTTGGCTCGAGTAATTTGTGTGTATGTAGACTGTAGAGCCATGAAACATGCCTCTGTTGCAATGCGCAGTTGCATCATCACCATGATCATCATATAACTAAGTGATTGCAGTAAAGTAGCGATATTTTGTGTGTCCTGCAGCTAAAAAGTGAAAGGAGGAAGATGTGGAAGGTGGAGTAAGCAGACGCACTTGGAGTACCCTAAAGGGGGAGAAAGCATATGCAATCAAACCGGCTGAAGCAGGCACTCTTTGTaagtaaagaaaagaaaagcaaagaaaagaaaagcaagatGGACATGCTACGTAGCAGGAGAACATGAGCTAGCTAGATCCTCCTGACGCACatcgccggtggcggcgcacgTGGAGGGGAGGCGGCTGAGCATCTGGCGGTCGGCGCCGGAGATGAGCGGGCCGGCGAGAAGCAGGCAGAGGCAGGGCTGCCCTAGCTCGCGCACTGCCGAGCAGCAGTCCTCGCTGGGCGGCGACGGGCTGAagggcgccaccgccgccttgCACGGGATCATGAGCTGCAGCAGCGCGCCCAGGTAATTGTAGCTGCTACTGCCACAtgcttctcctcttcctcctccttgtgCGCTTGATTCTCTAATAACCTGGTGGTAGCACAACATTACAACTAGTAGCCATAAGAACAAGACTTGTTTCTTGCCTCGTCGCTGCTGAATCatcccaaaaaaaatgcagcccTAATTAAGCCACTGTGAAACGCATAAATAGGAATAGGTGGGTTAGAGTAGGTAGGTCATGCGGCGTGCGCCCCTGGCTTCTTAAGCAACGGTTGCATGACAAGACCAAGTCTACTAATTAATGCTCAAAGTTTTACTAAATATTCGATATGGCGCAAGTGTTTTGATTTATCGCATCTTGATTACATATTCGGTATATAGTTTGGCATTGATTATTTTGTTATGCAGGATGGTAGAAAGAAGAAACCTAGAAGTTGCCTCGTGCACCGGCCTGCTAGTCCggctggacgacgaggggcTGGTGTAGCCAAAACTTGTAACCCTGTTGGTGTCTTGATATATTATTAAAAACACTTTGCTCTTCAGTTTTGAAAGATTGAGTATATATATTAGCAGTCCACAATGCAACCaaggaaatatatatatatatatattccatAAAATTGAACTAGGCAGAGAGCTAACTAATCCGATAATTTTACATACTATATATAGTAGCAAACTAGATACTCCTACGTAGTAACATTCTTAGAAAACATACATAACTAAATGACAATTCATCCTTCTTGTCCTCCTCGTTGGTGTACGGCCGCCCTGGCACGATCCTGGGGTATGTAGGGTGTTGCTACTCCAATTAATGTTTCCCGAGTCGAGTGCAGGTGAGGAGAAAATCTTGGCAACTGTTCTCCCTCGCTTACGCTCCGCTCAGAGGATCGTCGTACAAAACACCCTAACTCACGACCCTCTAATGCTCGGCTCAtcaagcatgcatgtataaattccccgcaaaaaaaaagcatgcatgtataatgAAAGAAATACCAAATACCTTTTGGGAGATAATCATATGCTTCGTCAACCTTAGTTTTACTATGGTATTCTGTTTGCTTAATTACGTCTGCTGGTGGATGTGGTTCCAAACAATCAATCTGATTATCTGATTCAGGAACAATCGATTCTGATTCAGGTGGATACGGCGGCGGGAAAACTCCATCCGGCCGCGCCAATTTGCCCATCAACCAGCGTCGAGGTCAGGTGGATACGGCGGCGAGCCGTGATTTGCttgaggcggaggcggcgtccTCGAAGCTGCGGAAGGAGGCGGTGGCAGTCCGTGCAGGACCAAGTCAGCCACGGGCCATGGCTGAGCTAGGAGCTCGGCACTGCCGCTGCCCCGTCCAGCTATCGCCACCGATGAGCCCTCAAATGGAACCGCGATGATCTCCTCTATCGATGCACCACATGCCCATGGACCTCACCGCTCGGAGCGCCGGCGAGACCAGCCATCAGTTTTTAGttccgccggccatggagaccCGCGTGAACCTGATCTATTTCTGTCTCTTTGCAATTTGATGGCGATGGAATAACAAAATCCATATCTAAACTCTTATGTCTTGGTAAACTTACAGAAAACCCCCTAGTAAAAGCCCACTTCTTGCAATCAGTTTCATGTGCAATCTAAAAAATCAATCAAGATCTATTCGTGCCCATCTTATTTATGTTTGATCTCATTTGAATGAAATAAGAAACAAAATGGTACATGGAGATATTAGTTATGGTTGATCATGGATGCATACGTTCATTAAATAGTTCGGAGACAATCAAATAGACAACCCATTGTATAAGTTGTCTGAATTAATGTTTGCGAATGACGTGGCAAGTCTAAATAGACAACAACTGTCTAAACTGTTATACATGCCTTAATGCTGACTCCGCGAGAGACAGCTTTTGTcaattttatttgaattttccCAATTCCTTATCAGTTTGGAAAGTAAGAGGATAACTTGCCCGAGTTATTAAGGAGTAATTAACAGAGGCTTGAGAGTTGATAATGAGAGCTGTGACTAACACAATCAGCCAGTTTTACAAGattccattttcttctttttacaATAAAAACCCGGGACATGAAGATACGATAAAGAATTGGGGATATACTAAATGAACATGAACATGATCATAATACCGACATGAACATGTTAATACGGCAAAGAAAATCAAATGGACGTCATATACTAGCAACAagtatctttatctttacctAATATTAAAGTGAGTATTGATTCTGCCAAAACTTTCGTATCCACACGAACCCGACCTCGTTACGACATTGGATTCCTCAGCCTTCACGCACCGTCTTATGTGAGacgcgcggcatcttgaatgcccgccagcaggaggatctgtgTCAGCGTCTGGAGCGCCAACGCCGGCGTGAGATAGAACGCCaacgcccacaggagcaggaggatgctcctatgggccccgaggacgacTGCACAGAGTTcacgcgcgagttgcggcgggtgacatggccccgcaagttccgagcgcccgcgctcggtacgtaagatgggaccgtgaatcccaaggatttcctcctcaCCTACACGTtagggatgcatgccatcggcgccgacgacaaggtcagagccaactggttcccgatggtccttaagggatcagcgagaacctggctgctccacctgcctgttgggtccatcgccacttgggcggacctgcgcgagcagtttgtgagcgcgttccagggcggttacaagtgcccgggaaccatggcggagctgcacaccgtggtgcagaagccggaggagacgttgcggagtttcgtcaaccgcttctcaaacctctcctactccatcccggaggtggaggctgccgccatcatcaacaccttcgtcatcaacgtccgcgaccccaagatgcgcgagaagctgagcacgcatcggatccggatgacgcaggatctgtacgccctgacgcacaagtgtgccatggccgaggaaggacGCTTAGCGCCCAggcgagggttcgcagaagaagagctcccgcaagcacagcgggaagcaagtcctcgctgtgGAGTCGGGGGCTATCGCGAGGCCcacaaagaaggcctcgcccggtggcAGGTCTGGCGGcaaagcagggcgacgcgtcccgccgccccatccacgccaactctacccacgacgcgcaggactgccgcatcctgcagggtatcgaGCAGCGgagcgagcagcgccacgaggagcgccgagcagccgacgcctgcttcaactgcggcgacattgcccgaatgaccccagagcggggccgaagcccgccggcggtggcgtcgGCAGGGAAGAAGCCCGGGGGGATGCGGCCAGgcccgcgccggcagggagcgccctccccggggacgaggcAGGGCTCGcacggaggagcagcgcgagtccgactgcaccgggggcgacgagccgggcttccaggagtcCCGCGGCGTCGCGCGCCTTCATCCATGGgagagcttacgctctctcatcccacgcGGCGgtaaagcgcctcacccgggagttgtgtgcgctgttgccggatgcggagccgcagcagccacTGAAGTGGTCACACGtcacgatcacccagcgcggcagctgggttcaggggccatacccttcgtggtctcaccgatcatcaacaacatgatggtgaccaaggtgccggtggacaacggagcggggctaaacctcctgtccgccaggttggtggagaaactccagttgccgtgGGGCAGCTAAGCCCCACTGAACTGTTCCGGGGagtaaaccccgggatcgtgtgccccctggggcgcatcatgcTGCCAGTGACCTTCGGGAAGCGTTCAgaaccgagcacatagtgttcgacatcgcgcacaccccgttgccctacaacgggatcctcagtcggccggcgctgatcaagttcatggcggcgacgcattgcgcctacggcgtgatgaagatgccgtccgtgtatggagtcctctccatcaggtgcg carries:
- the LOC104584760 gene encoding uncharacterized protein LOC104584760, whose protein sequence is MIISQKVIRESSAQGGGRGEACGSSSYNYLGALLQLMIPCKAAVAPFSPSPPSEDCCSAVRELGQPCLCLLLAGPLISGADRQMLSRLPSTCAATGDVRQEDLASSCSPAT